The Solanum dulcamara chromosome 6, daSolDulc1.2, whole genome shotgun sequence genome contains the following window.
ATTCCAGCACAAAATAAGTAGTTTTGGGATAAATTCCAGCACCATCAAAAATATTGTACCAACCTGCTCAAGTTGGTATAGACTTTGCCTTCCCCCATCACCTTGATCAAGTAATGACACTTCCTTCACAGCAAAAAAGAAACCATCACTGCAGCAATGTGAACACAGAAGGTTACTTTCCAACAGAAACTGTGAAAGCAGGAAAGGTTGAACAAGTcataaaattctaaaatatataGACATTAGAAAGACCTTtaaattggaggaaattagTGAAAAGGTCAAAATTGAGTATGCCAGGAaactataatttttattttaaaaaattggtaACCGTGGTGTCCGGCCCAGCTTACGTgcacctcaactaattccacGGGATACATGTCACCTTCCACAGGTATCAGGTAACTCTGTCCACTACCACTAGAACAGatgagaagaaatcacctagtgtttttgttATGTAAACATCATCATTTAGACATGCTCAGTGCTTTGCACAATCTGTAATGCTTCTGTAGCACTTTCTTAGTGCTACCTTCCTATCAATAAAAGCTTACACTTATCTATCAAGAAAATCCAACAAGTTGGACTCATCACTAAATCATTATTGCAGAAGAGAAAAAGACAAATTTTCCTATTAACCATTAAATTCTCTGCTATAATTGGGTTAAACCAAAATATTATGTCTCTTGAATCTCATCAAGTAGTAACAATTCACAAATATACTTCCCTTTATCTAACTGTGTGCTCCTAACTGTAGCCAATCCTAAATTACAATGTATCTTCATACAATACATATTCAGCACTGAATGTCAAGTAACTATTTTCTTAATAATCGATTATCcttttgaaatgtaaagtttcTTATACCCTAAATTGATTAATGTTAATTAGCTAACAGCTTCCATTACCAAATCCTCAGAAGTATATTACTTCCTTAAGATTTAGAATCACAAATAACATCTTGTAGTATCTTGATACATTAAATACTACATAACCCTTCATTTCTTGAAGCTCTATTTAGTAGTTCCACTTTCAAACGGACAGACGTGCTTTCCTTCAATATAAACCGAAGCTATCAGAAACCTGTTTCCTGGTCTATTAGTTTCGAGGTAATGAGATTTTGCACCAAAATCACAGCCAAAAAAAATAGCTGTAAATGAAGAATCTGATCCATCATATAAAGAACCCCATAATAAAGGGGTGtttatttctagaaaatcaTGCTCAAAATTGGAAAGCAAAAAGAAACTGAAGATGAGTCATAAAAACATTGGGCTTACTCTGAAATTCCTTCATAGACGGATCCAAATGATCCACGTCCTAGGAGACCTCCCTTGTCCCATTGTGTAATGATGCGTGTAAATCTCCCATTCGGTGAGATGATTGACATACGCTCTGTCGTGGAGCTGGAAGAATCGTCGTCATTAGAAGTAGTGGTGAAAGAACTGGACTGAGAGAGTAAGCTACCCGCTCCTATTATCCTCCTAGTGCTGTTCTCCTCATACTCCTCATTCTTAATACATTCTTCATCACCATCGAAAAGCTCAGATTTACAAGACGCATGACCCACAATTCCTGATTCCCTATGATCTTCCGGGCCAAAGGCCCTAAAAATATCCCAAGTCGAACATGCATCATCAACAATTGGCAGTGACATGACCGGTGGAGGAGCGAGTAGAGGCGGCCTTAAACCTCTGATCCCTCCTCCACCAGCACCTCCAAGTAAACTTACAAGTTCATTTCTATTTGAAACAACTCCGTTCGCTGTAACACCATCATCTAATCTAGAACCGATTTCAGACACATCACTAATCACTCTAGCAGCACAAACAACTCCACCGCTGTCATAATTTAACTTGACTGACTGAACTTGCAGCTGAATTACATCACTAGCTTTAGAACTATCCGAATTACGACAAATATTCTCCTTAATTAAATTACTCCCTAGATCAATTACCCTTCCAGAACCCGAACACTGAGTCTCGCCGCCTCCACAACAGCTGGCGTTACTAGTAACATCAATCACATGATTATCCAATGAGGACCGCACAATCATTGCATCCCATTCATCAGTAGGGATAGCGAAATCATCAGGACCAGAAAACCCcaacttttcaaaaaattcaatgAAGTCACCATCTTTCCCTTGGATTCGAAAGCTCTTATCGCCGCTGAACTCGAGCATAGAAGGTTCGTAGTCGATATTCTTCCGAGCGTTCAGCCGCTGTAGCCTCGGCTTCGGCTGGACGGGTGATTCGGCGCGTTTTTGCTTAGAATTGACGCGCTTCTTCTGAGCAAAGACTCCTGGCAATCGATGCATTGCCAGTTTCAGCTCGATCCATGTATTACTATTACAGCAGTGGCTTAATCGGAGAAAATTGCAGAAATTTGGGGGTAGGGTTTTTGCCGGGAAGATTGGatagaggaagaagagaaaggggaAGGAAAGAGAGATAGAGATGAGTGGTAAACGCCGTCCGTCAAATGTAGGACCGAAGGAGACACGAAACGCGGTGCTTATGGTGGAGTGCGGAGTGATTGAATTGCATTTTTTTATACTCTATTTGTTTAATTGACACACTGGATTTCATAAAATTTCACGTGCCATGATTGGGTAACGTAAATAAACAATTCCCATTAGTTGTTTATGTACATGAATAAATCCCATTAGTACTCCTgagcactttttttttttttttttttttaccgtGAAGTCAAAATAATTCACGCATTATAGGATTTATCTTTAAGAAtgagattttaattttttttatgtgaccctttttatgcttttttatgggttttttttTCCGTGAAATCAAAATAATTCACGCATTATAGGATTTATCTTTAAGAAtgagatatttttttatattcatacCTTTTAAGGATTTATATTCATTATCTGAATGCAATTCAGCTCTATTAAGATTTGTTGGATTGATGGAATCTCATGATTTTTACTATtgcttccttttttcttttttcttttttctgggGAGAGGGATATGGGGTTGGGGAATATCGAAGGAGAGagattaaaaaaagagaaatttacgtaaatatattatattaaaaaattatttatcatttataataataatattattttttactgaacacttataatatatttttaataaaattttaatacatattagcgagaataatttataaaactcatataatacaagttttacttatggataatatatttatcacacactttaatacacttataatacattctgtcaatttcttatcaaacaagtataatatattttaaaacacttataatacatttatattgcatatataactcacttttaatacatggcagttatattataatattgttatgtattgctataaatgataataaataaaaaatatctcttaaatcaataattatttattaaaaagtgttctccttgataaatttttctttaaaaaatcaagtagatgaaaatcaaataaatatgtCAAACCGACTCAAAcaggtaaaaaaaaaacttgatttAGTAGTATTAACTAAAAATAGGTAGAATTGAAATTGAACCAAAGCAAATATATGcgaacaaattaaagaatttatttatctaaatATATTGTTATATAATTACTATGAATTCTGTGCAtataatttcatattaagtgTCATTTCACTCGGTCACTCAGGATCATGCTTGTCAACGTGAAattcaattatatttattttaataaaaaaaattataaattataagttTAAATACAAATTGTAAAATTTCTTTAGCGTAAAGAATGCTTCTAGAGATAAAAATGTAAAGAAGGAATTTGAACTCCATGCATAATATTCTAACATTTTTGTAAATAGAATTCCTAATTCACTATATTTTTTGTTACTTTGATCCACTCTTCAATTTTTAACTATTATAAACCCAAATGCAAACTGTAAGTCCACTGCAAGGGGGACTAATTAATTTACattgataaaaaagaaaaatattttacaaaaaacaaagtaatactaagaaaaagaaagagcgAATAAAATGAAGTGTTAACTgaatttattgtgttttgatgGACTTTTTTAAAGTGACTTATGAGCTAAATGCTAAAATATTTAAAGcattttttgtattttccaaatacttttaaaactaaaaaaattaaaattaaaagtcaaaaattattttaaacaagTTAATCCAATACCCATTTAGGGTCAAAATGATCATCCTAGCCTGATCGCCTCTGAATGACGAAATGCCACAATGGCAGATAGGTAAGTGGTGAcacttttaataaataaaactatCCTAATGCAATTAAAATAGGAAAAGCGTAAGGATGGGATATTCTTCTTCAACCATTTAAGAAATAAATGACCTTATCAAAGTTGTTCGGTACgtgagataaaataaaatatttttaaaataaatttaaattatattttatttgagaataaatttatatctttaattaaataaagtaaaaatgcaaTCTCAATTTTAACCATGAAATTTTTAAATTGAAATTATTTTGTTCCACCTCCCAACATGAGATAAATCTAGTCCCAtagttataatttataaataatgttgtccaaaaattaaaaaatttcctTATAGTAACTTACTAATAATTTTCTTTGAAGGACTCGCACTTGCCACGAGAGTCGTATCACAATTTTATTAATATCATTTATTAGGAATGGACATGCTATGTCGATTCGAATATcatatttaaaatgaaaatatggtatcacagttttgatattataatatttaatattcataaaagaaatatcatagAGAAATTTGGAGCTTTTCATTTCGATTTTCTCTCTCCCAAAAAGCTCCAATCATCACacaaaaattttcaaagaaagaaaaatatcttCTCCCCCACCCCATCCCAAAAAAAAGGCCTCCTCCTTTTCATGTTACATGTTAAAAACATTTAATTAAAAAGACAATTTTAAAATAACGTGCagagattataaaaaaatacataagtATAATATAGCAAAAACATTGACTATATAGGTGTGCTTGTATGGAGGACAatatttggttaaattttttaaaatatttttttgctagaaaaataagttaattaaaaatgatatttccaataaataaataaataaacttcacaaagtcattccatattaattgcctcCTCCCACTCCATAATATATCTCACTCCCACTTCCATCTCAATAGCCCCCATCCCTACCACCCTGGAACTCCTGCTTCACCCACCATTTTCTCAAGAACACCCCTCCCATACCATTCATTGGAGCTCAAGCCGTTGGGTTCGATCGATGATCTCAACCTTGCTTAACTCAAATCCGAGATTTGACTACAACCTTCTAGGACCCAACTTCAGCTCAGGTCCCAAGACTCGACCTTGACTCATGACTTGAGCTGTAATCCTGACCTCAGACTTGACCCAAATTCAACCTTGACTCGAACCTCGAGCCTAATTCGAGCTCCGACCCTAATTTAGGGATCAAAACTGTTTCAAGATTCTAGACTTAATACCGAAGACTTGATCATGATTCGAGACCTAGGATGATCCAACCCAATCTAATTAAGACTCAACCCCAATTCGAGACTCGATTCCAATTCAAGATTTGAGATTCGAAACCAAATCTTGATTCAAGTCTCGACCCTGACTCAAAATCAAAGATTCATCTCGATTCTACTAggtatgatgaaaaatatttgggTACAATCTATGATTTAGCAAATACAAAAAGCGAGTTGAATgagttaaaatttaatttaattttaaaattatcttGAACCAATTTCCTAAAAATCTTAACAGGTTGTGTGAATATTTAtttgggaaacttacataaatatacaatattaagaaaatatttatcatgtatagtaataaaaaaaaaattcactgaacacttataatacatttataatacagttttaatacatattgcagagaactatttataaaatatatataatacaagttttatagatggataatacatttatcacatattttaatagacttataatacattatgtcagtttcttactatacaaacataatatatattttaaaacacttataatacatttatattgtatacataattcacttttaatacaagtgtagatttatcataatattgctatgtattgctataaatgataataaataaaaaaatatcgctaaaatcaat
Protein-coding sequences here:
- the LOC129891729 gene encoding mitogen-activated protein kinase kinase kinase 1-like, encoding MHRLPGVFAQKKRVNSKQKRAESPVQPKPRLQRLNARKNIDYEPSMLEFSGDKSFRIQGKDGDFIEFFEKLGFSGPDDFAIPTDEWDAMIVRSSLDNHVIDVTSNASCCGGGETQCSGSGRVIDLGSNLIKENICRNSDSSKASDVIQLQVQSVKLNYDSGGVVCAARVISDVSEIGSRLDDGVTANGVVSNRNELVSLLGGAGGGGIRGLRPPLLAPPPVMSLPIVDDACSTWDIFRAFGPEDHRESGIVGHASCKSELFDGDEECIKNEEYEENSTRRIIGAGSLLSQSSSFTTTSNDDDSSSSTTERMSIISPNGRFTRIITQWDKGGLLGRGSFGSVYEGISDDGFFFAVKEVSLLDQGDGGRQSLYQLEQEIELLRQFEHENIVQYYGTDKSDSKLYIFLELVSQGSLLNLYQKYHLRDSQASAYTRQILHGLKYLHDRNVVHRDIKCANILVHANGSVKLADFGLAKATKFNDVKSFKGTALWMAPEVVNRKNHGYGLAADIWSLGCTVLEMLTRQFPYSHLDNQMQVLYRIGKGEPPAVPNTLSVDARNFINHCLQVDPSARPTATQLLEHPFVKRTLPSSSGSASPLNLGRRL